The Pseudomonadota bacterium genome includes a region encoding these proteins:
- a CDS encoding aldo/keto reductase, with product MDRLILGTAQLGMNYGIANKPGRPNPDLSRKIVQSAWENGIREYDTAQEYGESEKTLGKALSSLGLSSKAKIITKLNQELDHLDKKTMTQAVRESIAQLDVPALHGLMLRREEYLNLWEKGLGEIFQGFVAQGLTRYLGVSVYSPEMAILGLNTDGIDMIQLPSNILDRRFENAGVFDLAKELGKQIHVRSVFLQGLLLMDRCEIPSNMQFAGSVLEKLKHVEQETGLSRQNLAFGYAKQAYPDAKIVFGVETSEQLNENFISWAKELPHGLIARIKNEFKNVENRVLNPVLWPNK from the coding sequence ATGGATCGATTAATATTGGGAACAGCTCAGCTAGGGATGAATTATGGTATTGCAAATAAGCCTGGAAGACCTAATCCAGATCTTTCTCGTAAGATAGTGCAATCTGCTTGGGAGAACGGAATAAGAGAATATGATACGGCTCAGGAATATGGTGAAAGCGAAAAGACATTGGGGAAAGCCTTGAGTTCTCTTGGCCTTAGTTCAAAGGCTAAGATAATTACCAAATTGAACCAAGAGCTTGACCATCTCGACAAAAAAACTATGACTCAAGCTGTGAGGGAAAGTATAGCTCAACTTGATGTTCCAGCTTTGCACGGGTTGATGCTTCGCCGGGAGGAATATCTCAATCTTTGGGAAAAAGGCCTTGGTGAGATATTTCAAGGTTTTGTCGCACAAGGATTAACCCGGTATTTAGGTGTCTCCGTTTATTCTCCTGAAATGGCAATCCTTGGGTTGAATACAGATGGTATTGATATGATTCAATTGCCTTCAAATATTTTAGATAGGCGATTTGAAAATGCAGGCGTGTTTGACCTTGCTAAAGAATTGGGAAAACAAATACATGTCAGGAGTGTGTTCTTGCAAGGTCTGTTACTAATGGACAGGTGCGAGATACCCTCGAATATGCAATTCGCAGGTTCTGTTTTGGAAAAATTGAAGCATGTGGAGCAGGAGACAGGCTTATCGAGGCAGAATTTGGCATTCGGTTATGCCAAACAGGCATATCCTGATGCAAAAATCGTTTTTGGAGTGGAAACTTCTGAGCAACTTAATGAAAATTTCATAAGTTGGGCAAAGGAGTTACCTCACGGTTTAATCGCTCGGATAAAGAATGAGTTCAAAAATGTCGAAAATAGAGTATTGAATCCAGTTTTATGGCCAAATAAATAG